One stretch of Psilocybe cubensis strain MGC-MH-2018 chromosome 6, whole genome shotgun sequence DNA includes these proteins:
- a CDS encoding Vacuolar protein sorting-associated protein 45: MDVVKAVETYINKLVSTPSSMKVLLLDTHTTPIVSLATTQSSLLSHQVYLTDRIDNKKRDRMAHMKCVCFLQNSEDSLSALEEELREPKYGEYYLYFSNILTKTAIERLAQVDEFEVVREVQEYFADYAPILPCLFSLNHTPSVANPLYGSTVNSWDPRALELAMQGITAVLLSLKKKPVIRYEKMSPMAKKLGIEIQHRMQSESSLFDFRLTQVPPLFLILDRRNDPVTPLLSQWTYQAMVHELLGIHNGRVDLSKVPDIRPELSEITLTTSVDPFFQSNYLATFGDLGSSLKDYVQEYQTKSLAQSPSSINSIADMKRFVEEYPEFRKLGGNVSKHVALVGELSRLVGRDKLLEVGEVEQGLATSSGADLKAVQDMITNTGVPPWNKLRLVMLYALRYQKTHTANIASLINLMLENGVTREDAKLVYVLLNVAGADQRQDDLFSTESLLAKGRSALKGLKGVENVYTQHTPHLSQTLENLFKGRLRDTSYPFLDGSGPNAALQRPQDVIIFMIGGTTYEEARTVTLFNQDPVAASNGGVVNPAGIRLLLGGTCVHNSSSYIEMLRSAALKFPASVYDPPPESATNAPILNLNLGGVNVSLGGAAGTGVYRSSGEGVGVQADGIRDGVMNLLGKVKQGAVRPEQVSFSMAKGLFASLKGVDAFGKTTEDVKVKTRTGALLTIISAAIILSVTMIEFLDYRRVNVDTSIVVDRSRGEKLTVNLNITFPRVPCYLVSVDVMDISGELQRDISHNVLKTRLDSLGVAVPNSFNAELRNDLDKLNDVKKDNYCGSCYGGLEPESGCCNTCEEVRTAYVNRGWSFANPDAIEQCKNEGWADKLKEQADEGCNISGRIRVNKVIGNIHFSPGRSFQTNTRNLYELVPYLRDDQNRHDFSHTIHHFAFEGDDEYDYWKAEASKEMKKRIGINTNPLDGSVGRTVKAQYMFQYFLKVVSTQFRTLNDAQIINSHQYSTTHFERDLSEGINGDTPAGLHVQHGVTGLPGAFFNFEISPILVVHAETRQSFAHFLTSTCAIVGGVLTVASLLDGILFATGRALKKSGVSSSGGGYGGKLM; the protein is encoded by the exons ATGGATGTGGTTAAGGCTGTGGAAACTTATATCAACAAGTTGGTCTCAACACCCTCGTCCATGAAAGTGTTGCTATTAGACACACATACG ACCCCTATTGTGTCACTAGCAACAACACAATCCTCCTTACTCTCACATCAGGTCTATCTGACGGACCGGATAGACAACAAGAAACGAGACCGCATGGCACACATGAAGTGTGTCTGTTTTCTACAGAACAGCGAAGACAGCCTCAGCGCGCTAGAGGAAGAACTGAGAGAACCTAAATACGGAGAGTATTATCTGT ATTTCAGTAACATCTTAACTAAAACTGCGATTGAAAGACTGGCCCAGGTGGATGAATTCGAAGTCGTGCGCGAGGTGCAG GAATATTTTGCTGACTATGCTCCAATATTGCCATGcctcttttctttgaaccaCACACCCTCTGTAGCCAACCCCTTGTATGGATCAACGGTCAATTCATGGGACCCTAGGGCACTCGAGCTCGCTATGCAAGGTATTACGGCCGTACTCCTAagtttgaagaagaaacctGTGATTCGCTACGAAAAAATGAGCCCTATGGCGAAAAAACTGGGAATCGAAATCCAG CATCGCATGCAGTCTGAATCATCCCTTTTCGACTTCCGTCTAACTCAGGTCCCACCACTCTTTCTCATCCTCGACCGGCGTAATGACCCTGTCACCCCACTGTTATCTCAATGGACATACCAAGCAATGGTCCATGAGCTTTTGGGAATTCATAATGGGAGAGTCGATTTGAGCAAGGTTCCTGACATTCGACCGGAACTATCT GAAATTACTCTTACAACAAGTGTTGATCCGTTTTTCCAATCCAACTATCTCGCAACATTTGGCGACTTGGGATCTTCCTTGAAAGATTATGTTCAAGAATACCAGACCAAATCATTGGCTCAATCCCCATCTTCAATCAATTCTATCGCCGATATGAAACGATTTGTTGAGGAGTATCCAGAATTTAGGAAGCTAGGAGGAAATGTCAGCAAGCATGTTGCTTTGGTCGGGGAACTGAGCAGACTTGTAGGCCGAGACAAGCTGCTAGAGGTCGGTGAAGTCGAACAGGGACTAGCGACAAGTTCGGGAGCGGATTTAAAG GCTGTTCAAGATATGATCACCAATACCGGAGTCCCACCTTGGAACAAACTGCGGCTCGTTATGTTGTATGCTTTGCGCTACCAGAAAACGCACACGGCCAACATCGCGTCTTTGATTAATTTGATGCTGGAGAATGGTGTTACTCGAGAAGATGCCAAA CTGGTTTACGTGCTCCTTAACGTTGCGGGAGCTGACCAGAGGCAGGATGACCTTTTTTCAACAGAGTCATTATTGGCGAAAGGTCGTTCAGCATTGAAAGGTCTCAAG GGTGTTGAGAACGTGTATACCCAACATACACCACACTTGTCACAGACCCTTGAAAATCTGTTCAAGGGGAGATTACGAGATACTAGCTACCCCTTCTTAGATGGCTCGGGGCCCAACGCTGCATTACAGAG GCCACAGGACGTTATTATTTTTATGATTGGAGGTACCACATACGAGGAAGCTAGGACTGTCACTCTCTTCAATCAAGACCCGGTCGCTGCGTCCAATGGCGGTGTCGTAAACCCAGCAGGGATACGCCTTCTGTTAGGCGGTACATGTGTGCACAATTCATCATC ATATATTGAAATGTTGCGGTCGGCAGCGCTTAAATTCCCAGCGTCAGTGTACGACCCGCCACCGGAGTCTGCTACGAATGCGCCGATATTGAATCTTAACCTCGGAGGAGTAAATGTAAGTTTAGGAGGCGCTGCTGGCACTGGAGTATATCGATCCAGCGGGGAAGGTGTTGGCGTCCAGGCTGATGGGATCCGGGATGGGGTCATGAACCTTCTTGGAAAGGTGAAGCAGGGA GCTGTACGCCCGGAACAGGTATCCTTTTCAATGGCGAAAGGTCTCTTTGCGAGTCTTAAGGGCGTTGATGCCTTTGGAAAG ACTACTGAGGATGTAAAGGTTAAAACGAGGACTGGGGCCCTTT TAACGATTATCTCGGCCGCTATTATTCTGTCCGTCACCATGATTGAGTTTCTCGACTACCGCAGAGTAAACGTCGACACATCGATTGTCGTAGACCGAAGCAGAGGCGAGAAGTTGACTGTCAATCTTAATATCACCTTCCCAAGAGTACCCTGCTACC TCGTCAGCGTAGATGTTATGGATATCAGTGGAGAGCTTCAGAGAGATATCTCACACAATGTCCTCAAAACACGACTTGACAGTCTCGGCGTGGCGGTTCCCAACTCATTTAACGCGGAACTGAGAAACGATTTGGATAAATTGAACGATGTCAAGAAGGATAATTACTGCGGGTCCTGCTACGGTGGTTTGGAGCCGGAAAGCGGATGCTGTAATACTTGTGAGGAGGTCCGGACGGCGTATGTGAACCGTGGATGGAGTTTCGCCAACCCAGACGCTATCGAACAG TGCAAAAACGAGGGATGGGCGGACAAACTAAAGGAGCAGGCTGATGAGGGCTGCAATATCTCTGGTCGAATTCGTGTCAACAAGGTCATTGGCAACATCCATTTCTCACCCGGCCGCTCTTTCCAGACCAACACCCGAAACTTATATGAACTTGTTCCATATCTCCGAGATGACCAGAACCGCCACGATTTCTCACACACTATTCATCATTTCGCCTTTGAGG GTGATGATGAATATGACTACTGGAAAGCTGAGGCCAGTAAGGAGATGAAGAAGCGAATTGGAATCAACACCAATCCACTTGACGGGTCTGTTGGCCGCACCGTAAAAGCCCAATATATGTTCCAATACTTCCTTAAAGTCGTCTCGACGCAATTCCGTACCTTGAACGATGCTCAGATT ATCAACTCGCATCAGTACAGCACAACACACTTTGAGCGTGATCTCAGTGAGGGTATTAACGGAGATACACCCGCTGGTCTACACGTTCAACACGGTGTCACTGGTCTGCCAG GCGCTTTCTTCAACTTTGAGATCTCGCCTATCCTCGTAGTACATGCTGAAACTCGTCAATCATTTGCGCACTTCCTGACATC GACATGTGCGATTGTCGGAGGAGTTCTCACCGTCGCATCTCTGCTCGACGGCATTCTCTTCGCCACAGGGCGCGCGCTGAAGAAGTCAGGTGTTTCATCATCAGGCGGCGGGTATGGAGGAAAGCTCATGTAA
- a CDS encoding Protein FYV4, mitochondrial, producing the protein MASVLMNFHRGLCQRIYSSSTVFVAARRTFVSADAPQRVPPPRDPSLFQLGHGPSARPAENITTTKKFLESIGRGMQEKVDQNMSWEELWKLDGKALRKAGLAVRDRRYLLWCMEKFRLGFPLSEFVHEPTPKKTIRGWGPKVQNGKRIRSRRLKDKSKRKVTT; encoded by the exons ATGGCCTCAGTTCTCATGAATTTTCACCGCGGTCTGTGTCAACGGATTTATTCATCTTCAACAGTATTTGTCGCTGCCAGGCGTACTTTCGTGTCCGCAGACGCCCCCCAGCGTGTGCCACCACCACGAGACCCGTCTTTATTCCAGCTCGGACACGGGCCCTCCGCAAGACCTGCGGAGAACATCACGACAACAAAGAAGTTTTTGGAGTCTATTGGGCGCGGGATGCAAGAGAAAGTAGATCAAAATATGAGCTGGGAAGAATTATGGAAGCTTGACGGAAAGGCATTGCGGAAAGCTGGACTCGCTGTGCGCGATCGGAG GTATCTTCTCTGGTGTATGGAAAAATTCCGTCTGGGCTTCCCTCTGAGCGAATTTGTACATGAACCAACTCCAAAAAAGACGATACGCGG TTGGGGACCTAAAGTACAGAATGGGAAACGGATACGTTCTCGGCGACTAAAAGACAAGTCAAAGAGAAAGGTCACCACATAA
- a CDS encoding Medium chain reductase/dehydrogenase ucsI — protein sequence MIVSRHICGHEFIGEVVALGASYGGHSPGRPPLYSSLKVGDKVVSPFTVNCGECHVCRLGFTGRCPEGFLFGSPALDGGQAQYVRVPKAGGTLFNLSDSSTWSSNLPKEAREQALSNLADSSLLILADILPTGVFATLQALNHPKVAPVLTGRSWPLCFEKEVSGGNEVSFTDEDRVLNVAIIGLGPVGVCTTVSMLDAVANRKISYRIVAVDPNESRREKMKAVYEAIDASGKGTGQFAVCDIEESKKVVKEWTSGVGCTAVLEVVGNTSAISLAYDLVRAFGAIVSVGVHGAPPLPLTGSQLYNKNVSFDFGRCPARAMFPPAFDLLVRRQDVFGGVGEKASLIDKIVGFDEAVESYRAFDKGEVGKVIFDPWK from the exons ATGATTGTGTCTAGGCATATATGCGGTCACGAATTTATAGGCGAGGTAGTTGCTCTTGGAGCTAGTTATGGTGGGCACTCACCAGGACGACCACCGCTCTATTCGAGCTTGAAGGTTGGAGACAAAGTGGTGTCCCCTTTCACTGTGAATTGTGGCGAATGCCA TGTCTGCCGCCTTGGATTTACTGGACGATGTCCAGAAGGTTTTTTGTTTGGCTCTCCTGCCCTTGACGGGGGTCAAGCTCAATATGTCCGGGTACCCAAGGCAGGCGGGACGCTCTTTAACCTAAGCGACTCATCCACTTGGTCCAGCAACCTTCCAAAGGAAGCACGAGAACAAGCCTTATCTAATCTCGCAGACAGCTCGCTCCTCATTCTGGCGGACATTTTGCCTACAGGGGTGTTTGCTACCCTTCAAGCGTTGAATCATCCAAAAGTGGCCCCTGTCCTCACAGGCAGGTCGTGGCCGCTTTGCTTCGAAAAGGAGGTGTCTGGTGGGAACGAAGTCAGCTTTACTGATGAGGATAGGGTGCTGAACGTTGCTATCATTGGATTGGGCCCCGTTGGTGTTTGCACCACTGTCAGCATGCTTGACGCAGTTGCGAACCGGAAAATTTCTTATAGGATTGTAGCGGTTGACCCAAATGAGTCTCGGCGCGAGAAAATGAAGGCCGTCTATGAGGCTATTGATGCCTCTGGAAAGGGCACTGGTCAATTCGCCGTCTGTGATATTGAAGAGTCCAAGAAAGTGGTCAAGGAATGGACATCGGGAGTAGGATGCACTGCAGTTCTAGAG GTTGTCGGAAATACTAGTGCAATTAGTCTCGCATATGACCTCGTTCGTGCCTTTGGCGCCATCGTTTCGGTTGGGGTACATGGtgctcctcctcttcctttgaCAGGAAGTCAGTTATATAACAAGAATGTGTCATTCGATTTTGGAAGATGTCCTGCACGCGCCATGTTCCCTCCGGCTTTTGACCTGCTGG TCCGGAGACAGGATGTCTTTGGAGGCGTAGGAGAGAAGGCTAGTTTGATCGACAAAATCGTTGGCTTTGACGAAGCCGTTGAGAGCTATAGGGCATTTGACAAAGGAGAAGTTGGAAAGGTTATCTTCGATCCTTGGAAGTAA
- a CDS encoding Citramalyl-CoA lyase, mitochondrial: MISTLQRPLLNAKSYLKCNPAVNKARRLSSKTSLHRSYLYVPTSSDRMLNKSITSGSDVIIYDLEDSVSPAPADKLAARKRLREFLEERSADLHGLHVAVRVNDVTTPFFREDITQIVSHPLVKSMILPKIHSTTDLDYISDAVSIARRRLKTPHLNVIPSIESAKGMWNLGSIASWRSSCGGITGGSLSALLFAAEDYTGIIRTTSRRELLYTRSQIVITAKAFGLEAIDMVCVDFRDLDILREECDDGRQLGFTGKQAIHPSQVAVINATYVPTNAEILRASQIIQAMKRAHESQKGAADLNGKMIDAPMIKQANKVLQIAKTAGLTIPHLPE, encoded by the exons ATGATTTCTACTCTGCAAAGACCCCTTCTAAACGCGAAGTCTTATTTGAAATGCAATCCTGCAGTTAACAAGGCAAGGAGATTGAGTAGCAAAACGTCACTACATCGGTCATATCTCTATGTCCCCACATCGTCAGATCGCATGCTCAACAAGTCCATCACCTCAGGCTCGGATGTAATCATATACGATTTGGAGGACAGCGTTTCCCCTGCCCCGGCTGATAAACTCGCGGCGAGAAAGCGGTTGCGGGAATTCCTAGAA GAGCGAAGCGCGGACTTGCATGGTTTACACGTCGCTGTGCGAGTGAATGATGTTACGACGCCGTTCTTTCGCGAGGACATCACACAGATC GTGTCGCACCCTTTGGTTAAATCAATGATTTTACCAAAAATTCACTCGACCACAGACTTGGACTACATATCAGATGCCGTCTCCATTGCTCGACGCCGACTGAAAACACCGCACCTTAATGTCATTCCTAGTATCGAGAGCGCGAAGGGAATGTGGAATTTGGGATCCATCGCGTCATGGAGGTCTTCATGCGGAGGCATTACAGGAGGTAGTCTAAGCGCTCTTCTT TTCGCCGCAGAAGATT ACACTGGTATCATTCGCACTACTTCGCGGCGGGAGCTTCTCTACACCCGCTCCCAAATCGTTATCACGGCAAAGGCGTTTGGTCTCGAAGCCATTGACATGGTCTGTGTCGACTTTCGGGATCTGGACATTTTGAGGGAAGAATGTGATGATGGGAGACAGCTGGGTTTTACGGGCAAG CAAGCAATCCACCCCTCTCAGGTTGCTGTAATTAACGCTACATACGTGCCAACGAATGCAG AAATTCTACGAGCATCCCAAATTATTCAGGCGATGAAACGTGCTCATGAATCACAGAAGGGTGCTGCTGACTTGAATGGGAAGATGATAGATGCACCGATGATTAAGCAG GCGAACAAAGTTCTGCAGATTGCGAAAACTGCTGGTCTCACCATACCTCACCTCCCTGAGTGA
- a CDS encoding putative di- and tripeptidase DUG2 produces the protein MDSPNSPSIPHPSLSRYLQSNVPPPVLIHSLHESRSSVLSLASNERYIFSGSQNQDISVWDKETFQLKDTLRGHTGSVLGLEYAKDKKWLFSSSGDSTVRVWSTETLEPLYIIQPYMGEGAGDLFSLAWSSALQTIFIGCQNTSLQWFDFREPISRSSSSSSLRRESEGTPALGAGATSGTSTPNKLATARQAHKFFDSYPQYERKAADIHAKNGKPGRGSPDSDRSDASGPGEYLCIPATNVIDSAHYGYIYTMTILTGWDQGIHLATGSGDELVKLWACDSGVPELVHEFECSHGAVLALVSEGDTIYAGCQDGYVRVFDLETKTFVRTIIVQEGVDIIAMSMLGSDLYTCSADGWIKRWSASFDCTASWKAHDGIALSSIISRRNTYESSGFYLISGGSDDHIKVWGVTPPKPRRSVASYEDNDVENPNKSCIGSGTFFDTMVYALSKFTTIPSISSIPAHREDCRQAAIWLRKCLGQLGAKTSLLPTGEGNNPIVLATFSGAKGEKPKRRVLFYGQVELLLHYDVIPAPPEGWHSDPFILTGRNGYLYGRGATDNKGPIIAVACAAADLLSRRALEVDLVFLIEGDEECGSKGFKQTNAIGNIDAILVSNSTWIADAQPCITYGLRGVVHCSVEISADRPDLHSGIEGGAVAEPMVDMYLFSDDKVRPQTTEEKDLYKLLSAVTNRPASLLSSRWREPSFTIHNVEISGPKNATIIPSKVNAQLSLRLVPDQSLEDIVKSLREHLQSSFNNLRSPNKLTVNVKHTADWWLGDLEGHWFESLESAVQEEWGVAPLRIREGGSIPSVPYLEKEFGCHALHLPMGQSSDQAHLPDERISLINLRKGKAVIERFLLKVAASCKDAQ, from the exons ATGGACTCGCCCAACTCGCCTAGTATACCCCACC CATCCCTCAGTCGCTATCTCCAATCAAATGTCCCTCCGCCTGTTCTTATTCACTCCCTCCATGAGTCGCGAAGCTCGGTGCTCAGCCTGGCTTCCAATGAGCGCTACATTTTCTCGGGTAGCCAGAACCAAGATATCTCA GTGTGGGACAAAGAAACCTTCCAGCTGAAGGACACGTTGCGGGGCCATACAGGAAGTGTTTTGGGCCTAGAGTATGCAAAGGACAAGAAGTGGCTGTTTAGCTCCTCAG GCGATAGTACTGTGCGG GTATGGTCAACGGAGACTTTGGAACCACTATACATCATTCAACCATACATGGGAGAGGGCGCCGGTGACCTCTTCTCTCTCGCCTGGTCATCAGCCCTCCAAACCATCTTCATTGGCTGTCAAAACACCTCCCTACAATGGTTCGATTTCCGTGAACCTATCTCGCgatcctcctcttcatcatcactcCGCCGCGAATCTGAAGGCACGCCTGCTCTAGGAGCAGGAGCGACATCGGGGACCTCAACTCCGAACAAGCTAGCTACTGCACGACAGGCCCACAAGTTCTTCGATAGTTACCCCCAATATGAGCGGAAAGCCGCCGACATTCATGCGAAGAACGGGAAACCTGGTCGAGGCAGCCCGGACTCTGATAGGTCAGATGCATCTGGCCCCGGGGAGTATCTCTGCATACCTGCTACCAATGTCATCGACTCAGCGCATTACGGATACATATATACCATGACTATCCTGACCGGGTGGGATCAGGGAATACACTTGGCTACAGGCAGCGGTGATGAGTTGGTCAAA CTATGGGCGTGTGATTCAGGGGTTCCAGAACTAGTCCACGAGTTTGAATGCAGTCATGGCGCGGTTTTGGCTCTAGTCTCTGAAGGAGACACCATATATGCCGGTTGTCAAGATGGCTATGTTCGGGTCTTTGACCTTGAGACAAAAACGTTTGTCAGGACTATAATCGTACAAGAG GGTGTTGACATTATTGCAATGTCCATGTTGGGCTCAGATCTCTATACTTGTTCTGCTGACGGTTGGATCAAG CGATGGTCTGCTTCTTTTGATTGTACTGCCTCATGGAAAGCGCATGACGGTATCGCTCTTTCCTCCATCATCAGTAGGAGAAACACCTATGAAAGTAGTGGATTCTATCTAATCAGCGGAGGGAGTGACGATCATATCAAG GTTTGGGGTGTTACGCCGCCGAAACCACGTCGCTCGGTCGCCTCCTATGAAGACAATGACGTGGAAAATCCGAACAAATCATGTATCGGTTCTGGAACATTTTTTG ATACCATGGTTTATGCCCTCTCTAAATTTACAACGATTCCTAGTATCAGCTCTATACCTGCGCATAGGGAAGACTGTCGACAGGCTGCTATTTGGTTGAGAAAGTGCCTTGGACAACTCGGTGCGAAGACATCATTG TTACCCACCGGTGAAGGAAACAATCCCATCGTTCTGGCAACTTTCTCTGGCGCAAAAGGCGAAAAGCCAAAACGCAGGGTACTTTTTTACGGGCAAGTCGAACTTCTGTT ACACTACGACGTAATACCTGCACCACCCGAAGGGTGGCACTCAGATCCGTTCATCTTGACTGGGCGCAATGGATACCTATATGGAAGAGGCGCCACCGACAACAAGGGGCCCATTATTGCCGTTGCATGCGCTGCTGCCGACCTCCTCTCACGCCGTGCACTTGAAGTTGATTTGGTATTCCTTATCGAGGGGGATGAAGAATGTGGAAGCAAAGGATTCAAACAGACT AACGCGATTGGAAACATCGATGCTATCTTGGTTAG TAACTCGACTTGGATAGCCGATGCCCAGCCATGCATTACCTACGGTCTACGCGGAGTTGTACATTGTTCAGTGGAG ATCAGCGCCGATAGGCCTGATTTGCACTCTGGAATTGAAGGCGGTGCTGTAGCGGAACCTATGGTCGACAT GTACTTGTTCTCAGACGACAAAGTTCGTCCGCAAACAACGGAAGAAAAAGACTTGTACAAGCTTTTATCAGCAGTAACCAACAGGCCTGCATCGCTTTTGTCATCTCGCTGGCGCGAACCATCATTCACAATTCACAATGTTGAAATCTCTGGCCCGAAGA ATGCTACTATTATACCAAGCAAAGTAAATGCACAGTTGTCCCTGCGTCTGGTACCGGATCAGAGCCTCGAAGATATCGTCAAATCTCTCCGTGAGCACCTACAGTCGTCTTTCAACAACCTTCGCTCGCCGAATAAGTTGACT GTCAATGTCAAGCATACAGCAGATTGGTGGCTGGGTGATCTGGAAGGACATTGGTTCGAGTCGTTGGAGAGCGCTGTACAGGAAGAGTGGGGTGTTGCTCCTCTTCGTATTCGTGAAGGAGGG TCTATACCTTCAGTGCCTTACTTAGAAAAGGAGTTCGGATGTCATGCCCTCCATCTTCCTATGGGCCAGAGCTCG GACCAGGCCCATCTACCCGATGAACGCATTTCTCTCATCAATCTCCGTAAAGGAAAAGCCGTCATCGAGCGCTTCTTACTCAAAGTTGCGGCTAGTTGCAAAGATGCTCAGTAG
- a CDS encoding Vacuolar fusion protein MON1 — MTDTPRSRSISRAGTPVLARSSPSRLSIPPALRPTPSLSNLHIHSHTTGASSLQSNPDTPMKSADNFLDSSASSVIDMEPAEGILIQDIDTDMNHTDTEDIETIDKAAVSTQNDGTKQLLRDQLRKSLTYKVAHAVSVYPPREYFVLTDAGKPVFISRPGGVDQDAMASTIGIMQALISVFLDENDKIRSINAGRTRITFVLRSPLYYVCASSWGEPESITRSHLEYLHLQILSIVTASQLKRIFERRTNFDLRRLLNGAEPFMNSLLVRLETDIAMTTSSLNCLKMEPGLRKRIAESLVPSSKMKDMLYIIMIASNRVVTLIRPRKHSIHPADLHIIMNTIHSPSIYNSPASASWIPVCLPKFNPSGFVNAYITFLRKDDAVHLNEPITFAPTPDPESPSSTETISNKSDPQEGLNESGIALVCINGGGELELIRSWCDSVVKKLTSDGTLTALLNAYQAKEMDYSVSQLGIPGLRHFVYKSRTQVQITLPIFEDPYDQPNARKRLITLYQNIHDAIHAKSGQEAGLKLQYIRTESESVMGWITQPFELYISISPLLPKSAAVGAANAVARWVKREEARLFLRDAPVF, encoded by the exons ATGACCGACActcctcgttctcgttcaATATCCAGGGCAGGCACCCCTGTGCTAGCTCGATCCTCCCCTTCTCGCTTATCCATTCCGCCAGCACTACGGCCCACCCCCTCGCTCTCCAATTTGCATATCCATAGCCACACTACAGGTGCATCTTCGTTGCAGTCGAATCCAGATACACCCATGAAATCAGCAGATAATTTCCTGGATAGTTCCGCGTCTTCGGTCATAGACATGGAACCTGCGGAGGGGATTTTGATTCAAGATATCGACACCGACATGAACCACACAGATACAGAAGATATTGAAACAATAGACAAAGCCGCTGTGTCCACTCAAAATGATGGAACGAAGCAACTTCTAAGAGATCAGCTTCGGAAGAGTCTGACGTACAAGGTTGCCCATGCAG TTTCTGTATATCCTCCTAGAGAGTACTTTGTTCTTACTGATGCTGGCAAGCCGGTGTTCATAAG CCGACCTGGGGGTGTAGATCAAGACGCTATGGCCTCAACAATAGGTATCATGCAAGCTTTGATCTCTGTTTTCCTCGACGAGAACGATAAGATAAGGTCGATAAATGCTGGACGGACGCGTATCACGTTTGTGTTACGGTCCCCGCTGTATTATGTGTGTGCTTCTTCATGGGGCGAGCCCGAATCCATT ACAAGATCGCATCTTGAatatcttcatcttcaaattcTGAGTATTGTCACTGCCTCACAGCTCAAACGAATATTTGAGCGAAGGACAAATTTTGACTTGAGGCGGCTTCTAAATG GCGCAGAACCGTTTATGAACTCTCTGCTTGTCAGATTAGAAACCGACATTGCAATGACGACGTCGTCTTTGAATTGTTTAAAGATGGAACCAGGTCTTCGGAAACGTATAGCGGAATCCCTTGTTCCGAGCTCCAAGATGAAA GACATGCTATACATCATTATGATTGCGAGTAATCGTGTAGTGACGTTAATACGTCCCAGAAAGCATTCGATACATCCAGCTG ACCTACATATCATCATGAACACCATTCATTCACCGTCTATATATAACTCccctgcatctgcatcttgGATACCCGTTTGTCTCCCAAAATTCAATCCCTCTGGCTTCGTGAATGCATACATCACCTTTCTCCGCAAAGACGATGCCGTTCACCTTAACGAACCTATAACATTCGCTCCAACCCCAGACCCGGAGTCGCCATCATCAACAGAAACTATATCCAATAAGTCAGATCCACAGGAGGGATTGAACGAGTCTGGGATCGCGCTTGTATGTATCAATGGAGGCGGGGAATTGGAACTGATCAGAAGTTGGTGTGATTCAGTTGTCAAA AAATTGACTTCTGATGGGACGTTGACCGCCCTCCTCAATGCTTACCAAGCTAAAGAAATGGACTACTCGGTATCCCAGCTAGGAATTCCTGGGCTGCGCCATTTTGTGTACAAATCGCGAACACAAGTACAGATCACGTTGCCCATTTTTGAGGACCCTTACGACCAGCCAAATGCCAGGAAGAG GCTTATCACACTGTATCAAAACATACACGATGCAATACATGCAAAATCGGGACAGGAAGCCGGACTAAAGCTGCAATATATCAGAACGGAATCGGAGAGCGTGATGGGTTGG ATTACTCAGCCATTCGAGCTTTacatttccatttcaccTTTGCTACCGAAGAGCGCTGCAGTCGGTGCTGCCAATGCGGTCGCTCGCTGGGTCAAGAGGGAGGAAGCTCGGTTATTTTTACGAGACGCGCCTGTGTTTTGA
- a CDS encoding putative arabinan endo-1,5-alpha-L-arabinosidase A, whose translation MSCQSAIFFAKSSTGQPDGSNWLLSLGSFWTGIKEMSLSSSTGKLSSNTVTALAQRTANNGAIEASVIFKNGNFYYLFTSWDNCCQGVNSTYNIRVGRSTKATGGFVDQAGVALTSGGGTLVLGSHDKIIGPGGQDLMVDNDGPILVYHYYTPSGSFLGINRLDFSSGWPVVV comes from the exons ATGTCATGTCAGTCAGCCATCTTCTTCGCCAAGTCTTCGACTGGTCAACCAG ATGGAAGTAACTGGCTCCTGTCCCTCGGAAGTTTCTGGACCGGTATCAAAGAAATGTCACTCAGCTCGTCAACAGGAAAACTCTCAAGCAACACCGTTACCGCGCTTGCACAGCGCACAGCGAACAACGGCGCTATCGAAGCCAGTGTCATTTTCAAGAACGGCAATTTCTACTACCTTTTTACATCCTGGGATAACTGCTGCCAAGGTGTCAACAGTACTTACAATATTCGTGTAGGAAGGTCTACCAA GGCGACAGGTGGATTCGTTGATCAGGCTGGCGTTGCGCTCACTTCAGGCGGTGGCACGCTCGTCCTTGGGAGTCATGACAAG ATCATTGGACCTGGTGGCCAAGACCTAATGGTTGACAATGACGGTCCCATATTGGTCTATC ATTACTACACGCCTTCCGGAAGTTTC CTTGGTATCAACCGCCTTGATTTCTCGAGCGGATGGCCA GTCGTCGTGTAA